The stretch of DNA ACCGGCGAGTTGCGGATCGAGCTGCAAGACAGCAATCGTCCGGACTTGTGGTGCTGTGAAGGCATCGCCAGGCAGATCCGGATCAAGCAACGTGGCTCGGCGATTTCCTATCCTTTCTTCAAGAAGGCGAGGCGAGTTGCCGGCCAGCTGATTGTGGCGCAGGGGATGGAGCAGGTTCGTCCGTACGTGGCTGCCTGCACGGCGGTCGGGTATCGTGTGACGGCATCCGGCCTGACGCAGCTCATTCAGACACAGGAAAAATTAGCGGATATTTTCGGACGCAAGCGTCGCTCTGTCTCGATCGGTTTGTACCGCCTCGCCCCCATTGTGTTCCCGGTGTCGTATGATCTGGTCAAGCCGGATGATGTACGGTTCACACCGCTCGGCATGGAGACGATGATGACGCTGCGGGAGATACTCATGGTTCATCCCAAAGGCGTGGAGTATGGCGGCATTGTCGGTGGCCATGACCGGCTCCCCGTGTTGCGAGATGCCAATGGGCAGGTGCTGTCGTTTCCCCCGATCATCAACAGTCGTGAAATTGGCGAGGTGCGGGTCGGCGATGATGAACTGTTCGTCGAAGTGACCGGCACCGATCTTCCCATGGTCGCGTTGACGCTGAATATTTTCGCGGCCAATCTCGCGGATCGCGGTGCAGTCATCACGCCGGTCGAGATTCAATCGCCCGTGAAAACCAGCTTCGGCCGCCGCTGGAATACGCCGATCGATTTCGGGGCGCCGCGCGCAATTCCTCTCAAGGCCATCGAGTCAGCATTGGGCGAACCGTTGGGTGGTAAGGAAGTGACTTCGGCGCTCAAGTCGTACGGGTACACGGTCAAGGCAGCCGGGCAGAAGGTGGCCGTGCAATTGCCGCCCTATCGAAACGATCTGCTGCATACGGTCGATGTGGTGGAAGACGTGGCCATCAGCCAGGGGTACGCCAGGTTTGCTCCCGTGATGCCTTCGCAGTTTACGGTGGGTGGCCTGTCGCGTTTGGAACAGATGGCCGACCGGGTTCGACATCTCATGGTCGGTCTGGAATTCCAGGAGATCATTTCCAACATCATGGGTTCCCACCAGGACTTCTGCACTCGCATGCGTCTGGATGGCACCGACTGGGCGAAGGTGGTGGAAGTGGACAACGTGATGTCCCTCAGCTATTCCTGTTTGCGTCAGTGGATTACGCCGTCGTTGTTACAGGTGGAAGCCAACTCAAGCCGGGCGTTTTATCCGCACCGCATGTTTGAGGTCGGCGAAGTGGCTATTCCTGATGCGAGCGCCGATGTCGGGTCCAGGACCGTGACGATGTTGGGCGCCGTGATTGCCCATGCCGGCGCGCACTTCTCAGAAATTCATTCCTGTGTGGATCTGCTGCTGTATTACCTGGATCGCCCCTTCACGCTGGAGCCGGTCGATCATCCCTCATTCCTCGATGGTCGAGCCGGGAAGATTGTGTCAAAGGGGCGGGTGATTGGGTTGCTGGGAGAGGTACACCCCGAGGTGCTGGAGCACTGGCAAATCGGAGTCCCGGCGGTGGCGCTGGAGTTGGAGATCGATCGACTACTGGAAGAGGTGTGACGGGAGAATCCGTTCGACCAGGATTCTCCCGTCACAGAAGGTGCGTGCGGATGTAACCGTTAGCTCGCGGCAGTTGCGAGCTGTTGCTTGGCCACCCCGACGAGTTTCTCAAATCCCGCCATATCCCGGATCGCCATATCGGACAACACTTTCCGATCCAAGAGGATATTCGCCTTCTTCAGAGCATTCATGAAGCGGCTATACGCGATGCCATGCAGGCGGGTCGCAGCGCTGATGCGCGCGATCCAGAGCTGACGGAAGTCGCGCTTGCGATTCTTTCGTCCGACATAGGCATAGGCCTGCCCCTTGTCGACCGATTCGGTTGCGGTTCGGAACAGCCGGCTCTTCGCGCCATACTGGCCTTTCGCCAGTTTCAGGCGCTTCTTTCGCCGCTGTCGTGTTTTCGGGCCACCTTTTGTACGAGGCATCGGGAGCTACTCCTTTTTCAGATCCTGTTCACGGCACAATCGTCGTTATTGCGGAAGGATACGGTTCAGTGCTTGGGTCGATGCGGAGGAGACCTCAACGGCTCCCTTCAGGTTCCGCTTGCGGTCGCGCGGCTTCCCGGTCAGCAAATGCCGACCGCCGGCCTTCCGACGAACCAGCTTCCCCGTGCCTGTACGCCGAAACCGCTTCTTCGCGCCACTGTGGCTCTTCATCTTAATTTTCATATGCTCAATCCTTCCTTGTGTGCGCTCGGCACACTATTTGGGAGCTAGAATCATGATCAGGCTCCGCCCTTCCATTCGTGGCGCAAACTCCACGGTTCCTGCTTCCGTGCATTCCTTAATGACGGTGGCCATCATCGTACGACCCATTTCCTGATTGGCCATCTCACGACCGCGATAGGTCAACGTCACTTTGGTCTTGTTACCGTCGGCCAGGAACTCTTTGATCTGCCGGATCTTGATCTCAAGATCATGCTTGTCGGTACGAGGACGAAGCTTGATTTCTTTGACCTGGGTCGATTTCTGGTGCCGACGACTCTGGTGATCCTTCTTGCTGAGTTCGAATTTATACTTCCCATAGTCCATGATGCGGCAAACCGGCGGCTGGGAGGTCGGAGCCACCTCAACAAGGTCGTAGCCCCCTTCCTGGGCCTTGTTAAAGGCCTCTACGGTCGGCAGTATTCCTAGTTGCTCGCCTTCAGGACCGATGACACGAACTTCCCGAATCCTGATTTCCCGGTTGACGCGTAATTTAGGGACGATAGGTCACCTCGTTTGTGAGTGGGTTACGGGTTCACGTAATGT from Nitrospira sp. encodes:
- the pheT gene encoding phenylalanine--tRNA ligase subunit beta, with the translated sequence MPTISLQRDDLEALIAGSDEKSARIPLDQLEQWLMLVKGELKGHNAETGELRIELQDSNRPDLWCCEGIARQIRIKQRGSAISYPFFKKARRVAGQLIVAQGMEQVRPYVAACTAVGYRVTASGLTQLIQTQEKLADIFGRKRRSVSIGLYRLAPIVFPVSYDLVKPDDVRFTPLGMETMMTLREILMVHPKGVEYGGIVGGHDRLPVLRDANGQVLSFPPIINSREIGEVRVGDDELFVEVTGTDLPMVALTLNIFAANLADRGAVITPVEIQSPVKTSFGRRWNTPIDFGAPRAIPLKAIESALGEPLGGKEVTSALKSYGYTVKAAGQKVAVQLPPYRNDLLHTVDVVEDVAISQGYARFAPVMPSQFTVGGLSRLEQMADRVRHLMVGLEFQEIISNIMGSHQDFCTRMRLDGTDWAKVVEVDNVMSLSYSCLRQWITPSLLQVEANSSRAFYPHRMFEVGEVAIPDASADVGSRTVTMLGAVIAHAGAHFSEIHSCVDLLLYYLDRPFTLEPVDHPSFLDGRAGKIVSKGRVIGLLGEVHPEVLEHWQIGVPAVALELEIDRLLEEV
- the rplT gene encoding 50S ribosomal protein L20 translates to MPRTKGGPKTRQRRKKRLKLAKGQYGAKSRLFRTATESVDKGQAYAYVGRKNRKRDFRQLWIARISAATRLHGIAYSRFMNALKKANILLDRKVLSDMAIRDMAGFEKLVGVAKQQLATAAS
- the rpmI gene encoding 50S ribosomal protein L35; amino-acid sequence: MKMKSHSGAKKRFRRTGTGKLVRRKAGGRHLLTGKPRDRKRNLKGAVEVSSASTQALNRILPQ
- the infC gene encoding translation initiation factor IF-3, producing MVPKLRVNREIRIREVRVIGPEGEQLGILPTVEAFNKAQEGGYDLVEVAPTSQPPVCRIMDYGKYKFELSKKDHQSRRHQKSTQVKEIKLRPRTDKHDLEIKIRQIKEFLADGNKTKVTLTYRGREMANQEMGRTMMATVIKECTEAGTVEFAPRMEGRSLIMILAPK